A genome region from Bacteroidota bacterium includes the following:
- a CDS encoding RDD family protein, which translates to MNTYKASGIERIQSIKGVELASFHKRAFAFILDFIILSAIFFLILWLFDPQLHTFSSIKKKKEIHFGFNTNWYSTLWMLLYFGLGTYWGKGKTPGKWIFGIRTISIVHERLTLWHCIERALGYGLSFLEGGFGFFQYFINPDKRTLHDRTAETIVIIDRNKSYKTECKQ; encoded by the coding sequence ATGAATACTTACAAAGCTTCAGGAATAGAACGAATACAATCGATTAAAGGAGTGGAACTAGCATCGTTTCACAAACGTGCTTTTGCTTTTATCCTGGATTTTATCATCCTGTCTGCAATATTTTTTCTGATCCTGTGGTTGTTTGATCCACAACTGCATACCTTTAGTTCTATAAAGAAGAAAAAGGAAATTCATTTTGGGTTCAACACCAATTGGTACAGTACCCTATGGATGCTACTCTATTTTGGATTGGGCACCTATTGGGGAAAAGGGAAGACTCCCGGCAAATGGATATTTGGGATCCGGACTATCTCCATCGTTCACGAACGGCTAACCTTATGGCACTGCATTGAACGTGCGTTAGGCTATGGCCTGTCCTTCCTGGAAGGTGGCTTCGGCTTTTTCCAATATTTTATCAATCCCGATAAAAGAACATTACATGATCGCACCGCAGAAACCATTGTGATTATTGATAGAAATAAAAGCTATAAAACAGAGTGCAAACAGTGA